The Maniola jurtina chromosome 25, ilManJurt1.1, whole genome shotgun sequence genomic sequence cattcattcatttcaatcacacttatatatttttatttttaaattgtttagtTAGTAAATAAGTAATGAAATAATCGATAATTGCAGAACATCACTATGATGTTGTAACCGCACGCGCATGTTATGACAATCAGCAAGGTAACGACTGCCCGATTTATCGATGAGATCGATTCGGAGCAAGGTCGACTGCGATAGCCATCGGATGGATGAGagctttttaatttaggtacctaatcaataattataattatgttagtttatataattaactagcatatgcctgcgacttcgtcctaGACGCATGCGCATGAAGGTTCCGttatgtggaaaatcacaaaTTTTCAGAAgactattaaaattaaattttttgaaaaaaaaaaaatagctttacGTTTAGATCAAAATCATAATATAGCTAAAAAGGTTATCTCTGGGACTACCACAATCGCTAAAGAATAGGGTTTTGCCTTGGTATTGcatgaaaattgtaaaaaactACTTACATGGCGGATTTTGCGTGCGCAATGacgaaatttcaaacccctattttacctccttaggggttaAATTAGTATAAATCCTCGTTTAGAGGATGTTTACATCGAAATAGCCTAGCACCCATTGATGGGGATTGCCATTCTGAAAGGAGagccgttctcagtagtgggccggcgttgggttgatcatgatgatatgagatatcataatatacatataacacTGCTGTCGGCCGGTTGTCGGTTGCTCAATCTTGAGTCGTGATGTGTCTAGGTGCGCTGCAAATAgcgattaattattttatatacgCCACAAGGCATAAGTGTACAGCGATtttgttaacaagtgtaaattaaaaatttataacacccccgacaattgaaggtaattattatatttaataattttcaaacggctgaaccgattttcttggattataactaagaacactctcgatcaagccacctttcaaacaaaaaaaaaaaacaaaattaaaattggttcattaatttaggagctacgatcccacagacagatacacagatacacacgtccaacttataacatccctctttttgggtcgggggttaaaaactagcaGACGCTGTCCATATACGACCAAGCAAGTTTGCATTGCAGCGCACTCAAAGCGGGCGGCGTCCAGTCAACTGATAGCCATAGACCGTCAATCAATGGACCGCTTCAATTCCGCTGCAAACTTGATCGGTAAACTTGAGCGTGTATGGCCAGCGTGATCCGTCTGGCTTCGTTCGCTTAGAAGTAAGAAAAAtcttacttctggataaagtatcTTTTTAATAGtgtaagaattattaaaatcggtttaattcAGTTTCAGTGTTTTTCAAGAGGCGACGCAGCAGTGCTTTGCTCCACACAAatcatataaattatatttgccGCGCCGCGTTGCGCAGCTTAGCTCAAGTGTTAGTCGGGCgggtttccatccttatgtcgtcgacatcccatctacacgcacgaaacgttttgcgtcatcattcctgatacgcatggctaaggtttggaatacatACATCCatgatctgtgtttcctaccaattacaatccgggtatctttaaaacaagagtgaataggcatcttctagataaacgcgtcccatcttagaccacatcatcactttccatcacgtgtgattgtggtcaagcgtttgccatagtgaataaaaaaaagtgcaTTGAAACCTTTAAGGCGATTGGTCGTGCCCGCTACCGCGCTTGCACCGGCGTTTCGTCGTGTAAAGTGAAAACCACTTATGCCTTGTACCACACCCGAAACACCTACACAACGCAATTTTCCCAATGCACGAATTAGCTATCGGCTCAACGCTCCAAATTCATATCTAATGATAGCGGCATCGAAGCGTGCGCACATTTGCATTCCCAATAATATActagtacctatttacctacctattttaatcTCTGGTGAAGTGGGTGGTGGTGGGTTTATAAATGGTAGGTTTCGGATTCAAAGCCTACTAAAAACTAGCAaatgtccgtgacttcgtccgcgtggactacgcaTATATCAACCCCCCTATTTTATCAtcataggggttgaattttcaaaaaacccctttcttagcggatgtctatgtcataatttttatctgcatgccaaatagtATCCCGGACATGGATAGATGAATGGATGGCTAAGTACTTTATTccagactagcgacccgccccggcttcgcacgggtggacactaccacgaaaaatcctatctattttccgggataaaatatagcctatacggattcggaagaatccctctaagtaatggtaaaagaaattttgaaatcggtccagtagtttttgagcctattcaatacaaacatacaaaaatacaaaaatacaaaggtttcctctttataatattagtatagataattgaAGAGTTCTAGataggattaaaaaaatctaggtaGATGAAGTTGTGACATcatatatttggtacagagatagcttgctttGAAGGCCTCCCTGTCGCAGTAGTAAGCGCTGTGTTCCTattataagcctcaatagctcaacggttgaggagcgaactgaaatccgaaaggtcgccggttcaaaccccacccgttgcactattgtcgtacccactcctagcacaagctttacgcttagttggaggggaaaggggaatgttattcatgattaaaaatgattaaaatggctattagtgggaggtcccggcttcgattcccggcaggagtttAGAATCTCATAATTTCTCTGCTctagtctggtggaaggcttcggccgtggctagttactaccttaccggcaaagtgccgccaagggatttagcgttccttggcgaaactgcgggcatcattctagtactaaaataaaaagccaTTGGTTTTCATAGTTCTTTATTTCGATATCTATTTGAATCACAGTCtacagtaagtattttattagatcacaatatatttattattaatatttcattcatttatttaaataataccgcAGTTTATAGACGTctctattataatttaattatttatttaatacaaaatacaacAAAATGGTATAAAAAATAGGCAGACTCGGTTCAGTTAGAGTGTCTTCACACGTGCGGTGTAACCGCGGCGTTTTTCGTTTgataaagtcaaaatcaaagtcaaaatgatttattcaaagtacgtactattgtactccttttgatggtcagaattgttttaattgtacgatatagtggtgataattaattacgtacacttaaaactaaagctatgaggcttccaaatgcgcccaagtCGAAAAGATAAAAGACTTTATATATAAAATGGTGTCGATTATAAAACAAGACtacaaaaaacaacaaaaaatatactataTTCTAACGAGGCAAATTTAGAACAAATGTAACAGGGAAGACATTAACTCCCATTCCAGTTCTTACTTCTTTGGAAGTTAGTGGTCAAAAATTCATGTCagctttattttttttgcatataaaaatcatttattattattcaatattaAATGTTTCATTGAATGCATTTACTGGTAACCTAAAcattctgaataaaaaaatataaatatacaataataaggCTTACTTGCACAAAACCCGTTAAActgatttagttaaattttgtaattcTGTCACTTTTTGGCAAGAACTTCTTTCAACTTCACTTTTAAATAAGGATTAAAATGGTACTTTTCatatgacagttgacatataaagccaaaatggcgagtgagatttCAAAATGTATTCactataattatataaatcaGTTTTAGTATCCTTGTGCAAGTGGGCCGAAGTTTAACGATTCAATGGAAAAATATGAAATCACTTGAGTTAAGCAATAGATAGTTTAGTCAAATTAGTTATATACTATATCAtgttttctataaataaaatcatattttctATATGACCGCTGTagtagacatttttattttctattgtttaagattttaaaaatcacttaaaTAAGTAGTTGTCACTTTTCAAAACAATAATACTTATTgttaataacaatataatacaaAGTAATATTACTAAAAAAGTTATACATACATTTGATACATTTTATTCGGACCAGCCGATGtttgaaaatacatattatattaagtagtaAAATTTTATGTAGTTAACTTTTAACCGCGGCGTTTCTTGTCGCGTGTGAAGTGCTCTTACAAACTTAGTTAAACTAGCAACAGGAACTTGGTTTACTCGATGCTTTTTActtgtctatccgtctgtatCGCTCTgctgaaaagaaaaaaagacttatttttaaagaactagacaaaaatcaaaaatgccGAACCGTTTATCTGGGtgggtttaaattttttttataacaaaaatgaACGGTGCTTATTTAGATATATGTACAAATGTTTGTTTTTCGGATTTTACATATTGAGACCTTTCAATTGATACCTCGCAAGCGAGTTCCGTACGatcgtacaaaaaattaaaaaacagcgtagtaaaaatttgcaagttaatgacggacagcgccatcttgatgtgatttagtaaactatttCGGGAACACAAATAATAACACACAAATATTTTTTGgcggaaccacaaattcacgttttccggattttccttttacttgtgctataagacattgctacctgccatcattatatgattctagatcaacgggaaatacTTACCCTAAGGGTTTAATTCTCccgaattgacagacagacaatcaagtgatcctataagggttcctttttccttttgaggtacggaactctaaaagtaAGCACTTTTACTTGAACGTGTTCGAAACCGACACACGCGACAGCTCGAGATGGTAACCGCGGTTGAGATGATCCACACTCGCACATGCCCCACGCTAAGGTGCGGGTGATCGGGGCGTTCCCCGCCTtataacccgattgccatctcgacctggcGCGTAGCTTTGATTCTAAGAAAAAGTGTGTCACTCACTCGAGCCGGATAGACGAAGGTTTTGACCTCCGTGCTGCCGAACAAGTTGGTGGCGCGGCAAGTGAACTCGCCCATGTCGCTCCACAGCAGCGGCGAGATCACTAGCTCGCCTGAACGAAGCACCTGGATAAGAagaacaatcacactaatattatataaaggcaaaagtttatatggacttcgtctgtgatggcgtttgctggcgcgcgtgctgtgcttggaGTGTTTGGAGtgtgtttggagtgttttttttgttaagagtggctggtttttctgttatagttggtgttttttggtggtggaactgactgggaagcgctctaaaggggcgccgcgcgtatgccGGCGGGCGCCGgtgcagacggagtccatacttgtataaattcaataacttgaaaatatcacaaacttgacattggctaatcagagtaaagccagatttaaaggaaaaaaaaaggcaaaagtttgtatatgtgtgtgtatgtttgttacttaaaATAAAGATGATGCTATCTATTAACTACCTGCGGAGGGCCCTCGAGTACATCGGTCACATCGCAAGGAAGAACGCCAGCAATATCGAAAAACTCATGGTCACTGGTAAGATCGAAGGAAAGAGACCCCGCGGACGTAGCCCGAGACGTTGGTCAGaccaaatacaagtgtaaattaaaaatttataacacccccgacaagtgaaggttacagtaatgactagaaaagagctgattattttcaaacggctgaaccgattttcttggattatagctaagaacactctcgatcaagccacctttcaaacaaaaaaaactaaattaaaatcggttcattagtttaggagctacgatgccacagacagatacacagttacacacgttaaacttataacacccctcttttttggtcgggggttaaaaagaagcggTCGACACACCAATCTGGGATGCAATCCAACTGGCAAGAAACAGAGAGCAATGGAGGAACATCGTAGCGAAAATTGCATCTAAAGGGAGTCACCATCCTCTAAATTGAGGAAACGACGCAGGAAGAGAgagatgtttgttactcttccagcaaaaactacaggagcgatttgactgaaatttaggATGAAGAcagattatgccctggattaaatcccggaaaattaaagagttcccacgggatttttaagaaacctaaagccacgcgaaagaagtcgcgggcattagcttgTCACACaaattataaaggcaaaagattgtgtatgtgtgtaagttgttactctttcacgcaaaaactaccagacggatttggttgaaatttagaatggagacagattatgccctggattaaatcccggaaaattaaagagttcccacgggattttcaaaaaacctatatccacgcgcacaaagtcgcgggcatcagctagtcacacaaATATGAtgaaggcaaaagtttgtgtatgtgcgtgtgtgtgtgtgcgtaagtttgttactctttcagcaaaaactactgcagcgatttggctgtttttttttaaaccatgctaatcatgactaatgctcccctttcccctccaattaagcgtataGCTTGTGCCatgagtgggtacgacaatagtgcaacgagtggggtttgaaccaccgacctttcggaattcagtccgctcctcaaccgttgagctatcgaggctcatagGCATATTGATGCCATAAAAATCTTTGGGTCCCGCAGGAGTTTTTACACACAATATTTACTCACCTTCATCCTGGGTTCGTTGGTCACGTCCAGGCCATCGTTGGTCCGCCACGTGACGTTGGGTCGCGGGTGTCCACGGACGCGGCAGGGCAACACCACGTTGTTGCCGATGGTGTCCACGAACACCTTATAGGAGACCAGGATGCGAGGCGAGAGGGGGACCAGCTTGGAGCGCTCTGAGGTGTCCGTGCTGCTATCTGGTGACGAGAGCAAGGAAAATgtattatccatacttattagagtactagctgtgcccgcgacttcgttcgcgtggaatagtgacttttcgcgctttatatagccacggacgctcaggcgcgaggcgccgtgattctttaaattgacacaacttttttatttatgaaccgattgacatgaaataaacactaaatcctaagtgaagcttactacaatatattagtgaaaaccgtatctaaatcgaataagccgtttctgagattagcgtgcacaaacacacagacaaacagacaaacagacaaacagacaaacagacaaaaaaaaattaattacaatttcgggttcggcatcgatataataacaacccctgctactttttttttatatatttccattgtacagacaccacttttctacaattttattatatgtatagatagattataaatgagaaagtgtgtctgtctgtctgtctgctaccttttcacggcccaatagttttaCCGATTCCAACAgaaggtacagagttaccttatatcccggggacggacataggccactttttatcccggaaaatcaaagagttcccacgggattcctcaAACCCATCCGcgtaaccgatttgtatggtaccgaggtagcttgcgttcatgtcattgacataggcaacttttatcccggaaaatcaaacacttcccacgggatctttcacaacctaaatccacgtggacaaagtcgcgggcatcctctagtttttgagtatttttatttattatccacTAGCCAAACGCGCCAGGttcgatgaaagctctcagccggcttcatttcatttcatttatttttgctttcatgtacatttTTGGTGGGTGCTTATACACGAGATCTTGTCAGGGCATTGCAAATACAATTTGTTGTAATTACAAGagtattaaataaagtaataaataaaaaagccttttatttcttaCATTTTACGAGATCTAATATCTGTTTTCTAGGTTTTTGTTATTTACTTAGCTACCTCTATAACATTTTCCCATTCAAGCATGCAAAATTACATAATCTACTTATAgtttaaaatttgaaaattcgtctattgtttaaataattgcaccattaaattttaatttaataataaaagcaCCGTTCTGTACATAAACCTTTTTcttgatttaaataataagcTAAGCGCGTATTTGTTTTTTGCGTATTTTATAAGTAAATACGTACATAATCCAAGGAAATTTGTAGGGAAAGGaagaaaaaattattattttgtacgaaCTGTGTTATATGAAGTGAAAATTCGACATACTTTcaggtataaaataaaaaagtagtaaAAAATCCGCTATGCTTTCAGGTAGTAAAGAATTACGATTTACTCCTCAATATTCCCAGGAAAAAGACTAAGTAAATTTCAGGAGTAGGTCCAATAAGCAAGGTTATATGTCATACTATAAAAGTCCTTTGTTATGAGACCTTAGAATAATAACCCTTCTTtgtaataatgttttattatgcGCCTTTATGATAAAAACTTGTTTACTTCCTTATATGCGTATTTGCTATCAGGATGTTTGTAGGCGTTACATTTCCACCAGATATGACTTTTttacattgaaaatatttttacaataaaacttaaagacCCTTAATGAAATCCTATATTGTAAGTACACACCATGGCAGcttggaatggtgccaagaatactggctgcatttccacgctggtcagccaggctgatcctttgcgcaaataATAAGCCAGCCCTTCTGACACGTGAGGCTATTAAAACCGCGATGAAACTATATTATCCCAAAAGAAGTCCTGCTTCGAAGAAGCGGAAAGAGGTcccgaccctcagtaatgaggaatacgaatATAGAGAGAGAAGACAACGGTAAAGAAAATTTCTCTTACCCGTGCTGTAGACGATGGTGTTAGCCCTGACCGTGCCCTGACCGGCCACCACTAGGCACGTATACTGCGCGGGCCCATCTGTTCTCGATATAAGTAGAGTCGATGACACTCGCGCCAGGGAGGATGGATTAGAGTCTATGATCTCATTCGAGTCTTTGTCGTACTGGAACGAAGAATGAAATAGCTTAATTTTAGGTATTTGTTTGTCTGCTTGACAGTGAGagactcaaaaaaaaaagtaaaagctATTCGTATAAACTCAAAACTGTTTATCCATTTTTATGAACCGCTTCGATATTATCAGTGTTATGATAGCGGTCATCAAGATAGCGGTATGAACCGTTTTGATGTCTGTATCATGAACTGTTTTCATGTCAGTGATATGAACCGCTTTGATGTCTGTATCATGAATTGTTTTGATGTCAGTGATATGAACCGCTTTGATGTCTATATCATGAACTGTTTTGATGTCAGTGATATGAACCGCTTTGATGTCTATATCATGAACTGTTTTGATGTCAGTGATATGAACCGCTTTGATGTCTGTACATGAACCGCATTGATGCCAGTGATATGAACCACTTTATAATCAGTGTTATGAACCGCTTTGCTGCTCCTACCTCATACACAGGCGCGTCGTTCTTGAACCAATGCACGGAGGGCGCGGGTGCTGCTATCGCTTCGCAAGTCAGCTCCAGCGTCGTGCCAGGTCGGTGTGCGTTGCGCGCTGCGGGCCGCCGTGTTAGCGTTATGAACCGCTTTGATGATGGGGCTGGCACTGCttgaaagaattttatttttaattctattaCATAGTAGATTATGCCCgtaatttcgtccgcgtggatttaagttttttaatcccgtgggaactatttgctttccgggacaaaaagttgcctatgtcaatttccgagacgcaagctacctctgtacccatataaatcggttaaacggataggccttCTAGAATTCggtaaaaaaagtagcctatgcccttccccgggacgtaagcgaacagtgtttcctaccaattacaatccgggtatctttaaaacaagagtgaataggcaccttctaggtaaacgcgtcccatcttagaccacatcatcactttccatcaggtgtgattgtggtcaagcgcttacctatagtgaataaaaaaaaagctaactcagtaccgaatttcatcaaaatcggttaaactgttgggccgtgaaaagttagcagacagacagacagatacactttcgcatttataatattaagtaagtatggatattaactatggattagtatggatgagcccttgactgcgatctcacctagtggtcaGTGATGATGCTAGGATGGTAGCGGGAaaacttggaaggggtgtggattttttttattacacccATACCCCATATCAGTTTCTACATgtcatcgtactggaacgccaaatcgcttggcggcacgtctttgccggtagggtagtaactaacCATGGCCGTAGCCTTCCAAGTCACATAAAGCGTGCACGTGCGAAAAGAATTCGTTTCTTTCACAACCAAGAATGTCTTGACAATCAAACCTACAAACCTACCACTTCCGTTTCGCAGCTTTTAGAAACTTTTTGATGTAAAAGCATAGGAATCAGTAACGGAAAATTGCAGTAACTTTTAAATTTCCGGCAAGTTTCCGGTCTGACCTCTGTTTGATGGTTAATCCTGATTACAGCACCTAAGTATGCGAaagctataaaaattaaaattcattaacagggctctctccgtcacttactccatacaatcgtagttccaatttcatttgaatattaagcaactaaagtccatgaaattttgcagacatattctagaaactaatatctatgtctgtggttttccagatttctgttaaaatattcggtttcaaagttacacggtcttaaaaatttacatacaaatctttgagcccctgtaattttaaaactgcatatttttcgaaaaatctaaaacaccacagacacagatattagtttctagaatatgtctgcaaaatttcatggactttggttgcttaatattcaaacgaaattggaactacgattgtatggagtaagtgacggagagagccctgttaattatcTCACCATTAGATTCTATGTGGTTGTCAATTTCTGCGAGAAGCTTCAGATGTCTGTTGACGTTGGCGCCGCCCGCCAGCGCCGCCGTGGCGAGGATGAGAACTAAATAATACATGCTTTGTACGTGATGAGATTCTTGGTTATCCTGAAACAATGACAAAAATACTGTTATACTTCTAGACTTTCAAATCCGCGTATACGggctgaaattttaaaatgattgtCTTCCCGTGGCAGAACGATTTGCCGCGGTAgtattatctatacctactatcgAATCATAGAGTTAaacttaaaaagatttttttttaataattaaaaaaaattatcatcaacTCGAACGATTTGTAACACCATTTCAAGTGTATTTTttgcaatgaataaataataaagaaatatgaTGAGAAACAGTAATACTAGACtcaacacttgctttaacggcgaaggaaaacaccgtgaaACTTACAgaaggcctcattcatacgagagcttttatAACGTCCATtaattaaaaaagcgttcaaatagaacaaatgcattcccaagtatctgttcacacgacaacgcttttttaacgcgtatacaacgttaatacccgctggaaatacaacagtgcgcgataaaaaagcgaaAAGATACTTGGGAACGCATTTGTTCAATTTGAACGCTTTTtcaacggacgttaaaaaagctctcgtatgaatgaggcctaagccctaattcacacgaacGTTATAaaacgttgcgttaaaaccaggcgttggcgggtattaacgttgtacgcgttaaaaaagcgttgtcgtgtgaacagatacttgggaatgcatttgttctatttgaacgcttttttaacggacgttaaaaaagctctcgtatgaatgaggcataagagttctccataatattcttaaaggtaCGTGTGAAGTCCACCAATTTGCACTGGGCCGGCAACTTTGCTCGTTTGGCTTTAGGTatcaaaaatcccttgggaactttttaatttttcgggataaaagttatCATCCTTTTCCTATTTAAAAGAGAAACAGTGCCTACTATGAGACTTTTATGGAACacgagctgatgcccgcgacttcgttcccgtggatataggttaaaaaaaaatcccgtgggaactcattgatttttcgggataaaagtagcctatgtgttaatctatttCTTATCCTTTCAGCAAAAACTGcctagtaatttttgcgtgaaagagtaacaaacatccataggTACGGTAGATACTTTaaactttcgtgtttataatattagtgggataaAATGCCCTGGAAAGTTCCCCATTGATTGTTAAATGTTAATAA encodes the following:
- the LOC123878078 gene encoding neural/ectodermal development factor IMP-L2-like isoform X2, with the protein product MYYLVLILATAALAGGANVNRHLKLLAEIDNHIESNAVPAPSSKRFITLTRRPAARNAHRPGTTLELTCEAIAAPAPSVHWFKNDAPVYEYDKDSNEIIDSNPSSLARVSSTLLISRTDGPAQYTCLVVAGQGTVRANTIVYSTDSSTDTSERSKLVPLSPRILVSYKVFVDTIGNNVVLPCRVRGHPRPNVTWRTNDGLDVTNEPRMKVLRSGELVISPLLWSDMGEFTCRATNLFGSTEVKTFVYPARQSDTDG
- the LOC123878078 gene encoding neural/ectodermal development factor IMP-L2-like isoform X3; protein product: MYYLVLILATAALAGGANVNRHLKLLAEIDNHIESNVPAPSSKRFITLTRRPAARNAHRPGTTLELTCEAIAAPAPSVHWFKNDAPVYEYDKDSNEIIDSNPSSLARVSSTLLISRTDGPAQYTCLVVAGQGTVRANTIVYSTDSSTDTSERSKLVPLSPRILVSYKVFVDTIGNNVVLPCRVRGHPRPNVTWRTNDGLDVTNEPRMKVLRSGELVISPLLWSDMGEFTCRATNLFGSTEVKTFVYPARQSDTDG
- the LOC123878078 gene encoding neural/ectodermal development factor IMP-L2-like isoform X1, whose amino-acid sequence is MYYLVLILATAALAGGANVNRHLKLLAEIDNHIESNGEIQAVPAPSSKRFITLTRRPAARNAHRPGTTLELTCEAIAAPAPSVHWFKNDAPVYEYDKDSNEIIDSNPSSLARVSSTLLISRTDGPAQYTCLVVAGQGTVRANTIVYSTDSSTDTSERSKLVPLSPRILVSYKVFVDTIGNNVVLPCRVRGHPRPNVTWRTNDGLDVTNEPRMKVLRSGELVISPLLWSDMGEFTCRATNLFGSTEVKTFVYPARQSDTDG